The following coding sequences are from one Kosakonia sp. H02 window:
- the betC gene encoding choline-sulfatase: protein MLRNKPNIVILMADQLTASALKTYGNKVSLTPNIDKLADQGVVFESAYCNSPLCAPSRASLMTGQFISHNAVYDNAAEFHADTPTFCHYLREQGYRTWLSGKMHFCGPDQLHGFDERLTTDIYPADFGWTPDWEQPERRLDWYHNMSSVLDAGECVRTNQLDFDDEALFLARQRLYDAARRPADQPFMLLLSLTHPHDPFAIPRRYLARFREEDIDLPHTRREEVDDDAHSARLRAMYQLDEANITDEHVRRARHAYYGALAYVDDCFGEVVNTLEETGLAENTVVLVIADHGEMLGERGLWYKMTFFENAVRIPFIVHNPARFAPKRVAQSVSLVDLLPTLVELASGEDRTAQAISPLDGKSLVPHLRGESGPDGAFSEYLAEGALGPMLMIRRGPWKYIHSFSEAPQLFNLISDPHERKNLAADDDHRQIAAQFAGDVAAHWDVSTLREQVLASQKRRSFLTRIAGREAIPKWDFQPHQDASQRYIRNHQTLDEQEAFARYPQPSKPTAGK, encoded by the coding sequence ATGCTTAGAAATAAACCGAATATCGTTATTCTTATGGCCGATCAGTTAACCGCCAGCGCCTTAAAAACCTATGGTAATAAGGTTAGTCTGACACCGAATATCGATAAATTAGCCGATCAAGGTGTGGTATTTGAATCCGCCTATTGCAACAGCCCACTCTGTGCGCCGTCACGGGCCTCGCTGATGACCGGGCAGTTTATTTCCCATAACGCCGTTTATGATAATGCCGCCGAATTTCATGCCGATACGCCTACCTTCTGTCACTACCTGCGCGAGCAGGGTTACCGCACCTGGCTCTCCGGCAAAATGCATTTTTGCGGCCCGGATCAACTGCACGGTTTTGACGAGCGGCTGACCACCGATATCTACCCGGCGGATTTTGGCTGGACGCCGGACTGGGAACAGCCGGAGCGCCGTCTTGACTGGTATCACAATATGAGTTCGGTGCTTGATGCCGGGGAGTGCGTGCGGACCAACCAGCTTGATTTTGACGACGAAGCCCTGTTTCTGGCGCGCCAGCGCTTGTATGACGCCGCGCGTCGCCCGGCGGATCAGCCCTTTATGTTGCTGCTGTCGCTGACCCATCCCCACGATCCGTTTGCCATTCCGCGCCGCTACCTCGCGCGTTTTCGCGAAGAGGATATTGATTTGCCGCATACGCGGCGCGAAGAGGTGGATGATGACGCGCACTCGGCGCGATTGCGGGCGATGTACCAACTGGACGAGGCGAACATTACTGATGAGCACGTGCGCCGCGCCCGACACGCTTATTACGGCGCGCTGGCCTACGTCGATGACTGTTTTGGCGAGGTGGTTAACACCCTGGAAGAGACCGGGCTTGCGGAAAATACGGTGGTGCTGGTGATCGCCGATCACGGTGAAATGCTTGGCGAGCGCGGGCTGTGGTACAAAATGACCTTCTTCGAAAATGCGGTACGCATTCCTTTTATTGTGCATAACCCGGCGCGATTTGCGCCGAAGCGGGTTGCGCAGAGCGTTTCGCTGGTGGATTTGCTGCCAACGCTGGTGGAACTGGCGAGCGGCGAGGATCGCACCGCGCAGGCGATTTCCCCGCTTGATGGCAAAAGCCTGGTGCCGCATCTGCGCGGTGAAAGTGGGCCGGACGGCGCATTCAGCGAATACCTTGCCGAAGGCGCGCTCGGCCCGATGCTGATGATCCGCCGTGGCCCGTGGAAATACATCCACTCCTTTAGCGAAGCGCCGCAGTTGTTCAACCTGATAAGCGATCCCCATGAGCGTAAAAACCTTGCCGCCGATGATGATCATCGCCAGATTGCCGCGCAGTTTGCCGGTGACGTGGCCGCCCATTGGGATGTCTCGACGCTGCGTGAGCAGGTGCTGGCGAGCCAGAAGCGGCGCAGCTTTTTAACGCGCATTGCGGGGCGCGAGGCTATCCCGAAATGGGATTTCCAGCCGCATCAGGACGCGTCGCAGCGCTACATCCGTAACCATCAAACGCTGGATGAACAGGAAGCCTTTGCCCGTTATCCGCAACCTTCAAAACCAACCGCCGGGAAATAA
- the choX gene encoding choline ABC transporter substrate-binding protein, translated as MMKITVSKLLLLALTSGFSLSSIAADDVRCTTVTQSDPGWTDIASTNALSGVVLNALGYQQKVQNLSVALAFQGLKTGQVDVFLGNWMPAQEPVISKFTADGSINVIGANLPAARFTLAVPDYVAAAGVKDFADLQKYAAKFNHKIYGIAPGAPANQNLKKMLNKQDFGLQNWQLVESSESGMLAQVTRAVERKEWIVFLGWEPHAMNTRFKLSYLSGGDAYFGANYGSATVNTVTRKDFARDCPNLNRFFSQLKFDVPLENAVITRVLDKQEAVQAAAKAELAKRPELLKTWLDGVTTREGQPAQPAVEKALGL; from the coding sequence ATGATGAAAATAACTGTGAGCAAATTATTGCTGCTGGCGTTGACCAGCGGGTTTTCACTGAGCAGCATCGCCGCCGACGATGTCCGCTGCACAACCGTTACGCAGTCCGATCCGGGCTGGACGGATATCGCCTCGACCAATGCGCTTTCCGGCGTGGTGCTGAACGCGCTGGGCTATCAGCAAAAAGTGCAGAACCTTTCCGTAGCGCTCGCCTTTCAGGGGCTGAAAACCGGGCAGGTGGATGTCTTCCTCGGCAACTGGATGCCTGCGCAGGAGCCGGTTATCAGCAAATTCACCGCCGACGGCTCTATTAACGTGATCGGCGCGAACCTGCCCGCCGCGCGCTTTACACTGGCGGTGCCGGATTATGTCGCGGCTGCGGGGGTGAAAGATTTCGCTGATTTGCAGAAATACGCTGCCAAATTCAACCATAAGATTTACGGCATTGCGCCGGGTGCGCCAGCTAACCAGAACCTGAAAAAGATGCTCAATAAACAGGATTTCGGCCTGCAAAACTGGCAGTTAGTGGAATCCAGCGAAAGCGGGATGCTGGCGCAGGTGACGCGCGCCGTCGAGCGCAAAGAGTGGATTGTTTTCCTCGGCTGGGAGCCGCACGCCATGAACACACGCTTTAAGCTGAGTTACCTCAGCGGCGGCGATGCGTACTTTGGCGCGAACTACGGCAGCGCAACGGTGAATACGGTTACACGCAAAGACTTTGCCCGCGATTGCCCGAACCTCAATCGCTTCTTCAGCCAGCTTAAATTTGATGTCCCGTTAGAAAATGCGGTGATTACCCGCGTGCTGGATAAACAGGAAGCGGTGCAGGCTGCGGCAAAAGCGGAGCTGGCTAAGCGCCCGGAGCTGCTAAAAACGTGGCTTGATGGCGTTACCACCCGCGAAGGCCAGCCGGCGCAACCGGCGGTTGAAAAGGCGCTCGGCCTGTAA
- a CDS encoding YncE family protein produces MKMKTSVLALLTAMTLAGCSAHSTTKAQPTAEMAKPAAAQLPANVQKRELASGLYEMALSPQGNALYVSSAEGFKDVQGGVVYKLDPATLKTLGATHTDLKNFGMAISPDGKTVYVTNSLDGGVSAIDTSNGKVLSRTLFPERNDKDLPYGAREILLHNGTLYIGAVADPALVWVVDAKTLKVKARIKNAGKWVTGLHWSEQTQRLYVANGGGEILVVNPRNNRIEQRWKPLGDKPALLLNIAEDDATGRLFVTDNSKAKTTLVLDIHSGKVLKQLDVGDSLAVKFNPKRHEIYITQRESGKVLSLDATSYAVKQSWDLSPNPNSLLLSADGQTLYVTVKQAFKKDHSTNGPDSVVRIGLNE; encoded by the coding sequence ATGAAGATGAAAACGTCCGTGCTGGCGTTGTTGACGGCAATGACGCTGGCCGGTTGCAGCGCGCACAGCACCACAAAAGCACAGCCGACGGCTGAAATGGCGAAACCTGCCGCAGCACAATTGCCTGCGAATGTACAAAAACGCGAGCTGGCAAGCGGGCTGTATGAAATGGCGCTCAGCCCGCAGGGCAATGCGCTGTATGTCTCCAGCGCAGAAGGCTTCAAAGATGTGCAGGGTGGGGTGGTTTACAAGCTGGATCCGGCGACGCTGAAAACCCTCGGCGCGACGCATACCGATCTGAAAAACTTCGGCATGGCTATCTCCCCGGATGGCAAAACCGTCTATGTCACCAATTCGCTTGATGGCGGCGTCAGCGCTATCGACACCAGCAACGGCAAAGTCCTCTCCCGTACCTTATTCCCGGAGCGCAACGACAAAGACCTGCCATATGGCGCGCGTGAAATCCTGCTGCACAACGGCACGCTCTATATCGGCGCGGTCGCCGATCCGGCGCTGGTGTGGGTAGTGGATGCCAAAACCCTGAAGGTGAAAGCGCGTATCAAAAACGCTGGCAAATGGGTCACTGGCCTGCACTGGTCTGAGCAAACCCAGCGCCTGTACGTAGCAAACGGCGGCGGTGAAATCCTCGTGGTCAACCCGCGCAATAACCGTATCGAACAGCGCTGGAAACCGCTCGGCGACAAACCGGCGTTGCTGCTGAACATTGCAGAAGATGACGCCACCGGCCGCTTGTTCGTGACCGACAATTCCAAAGCCAAAACCACGCTGGTGCTGGATATCCACAGCGGCAAGGTGCTGAAACAGCTTGATGTCGGCGATTCTCTGGCGGTGAAATTCAACCCGAAACGCCACGAAATCTACATCACGCAGCGTGAATCCGGCAAAGTGCTGAGCCTCGACGCCACAAGCTATGCGGTCAAGCAGAGCTGGGATCTCTCGCCGAACCCGAACAGCCTGCTGCTTTCTGCCGACGGTCAGACGCTGTATGTCACGGTGAAACAGGCGTTCAAGAAAGATCACTCCACCAACGGGCCGGACAGCGTTGTCCGTATCGGTCTGAATGAGTGA
- a CDS encoding TonB-dependent siderophore receptor yields MNNSKINHAPLRKTLLALAIGAAAHSAYAATTDNNTSKTKEETIVVQSTVGSDFKPGGDALVPAYLDGQVAYGGRLGMLGEQKAMDVPFNVIGYTSKLVQDQQAKTIADVVSNDAGVQVGQGYGNMAETYRIRGFELDGDDMLMGGLAGIVPRQVVDTQMLDRIEIFKGANALMNGAASSGVGGMINLEPKHAEDTPLTRVGVDYSSRSQVGGSLDVGRRYGDNNQFGVRVNLLHREGEATVEDDKRRTSAASIGLDYRGDRLRSSLDLGYQKKTFHGGSMGLNISGVDFVPDVPSNSKNYSQKWAYSNIENEFGLARAEYDLTDIWTAYAAFGGQHSHEEGVYGAPKLINEAGDATIGRLDTNRLSDSWSGMAGLRGNFDTGFVSHKVNVGYSASIKQDKIAWRMSSNNPTVNIYNNSAVPIPDYTYVGGNYTDPLTTGRNRAQGWLLSDTLGVLDDTLLFTAGARYQKVWVHSYSNATGEEDRTARFIEDRWMPTYGVVYKPWEVVSFYANHTEALQPGSTAPEGAANQYQTTGIAHSKQNEVGVKTDFGRIGGTLSLFEIKKPSAIQNSSTNIYELSGEQRNRGVELSVFGEPMLGLRLNGSATWIDAEMTKTQDGVNQGKKPIGVASFYSVLGAEYDIKPIEGLTATARVNHTGSQYANAANTKKLDSYTTLDLGVRYRTHLNADQNEMVWRVGVDNVTNEKYWASVEDNGTYIYQGDGRELKVSMSYDF; encoded by the coding sequence ATGAATAACAGCAAAATAAACCATGCTCCTTTGCGCAAGACCTTGCTTGCGCTCGCCATTGGCGCTGCCGCTCACTCTGCATACGCAGCGACAACGGATAACAACACCAGTAAAACCAAAGAAGAGACCATCGTTGTTCAGTCGACAGTGGGCAGCGATTTTAAACCCGGCGGCGATGCGCTGGTGCCGGCTTACCTTGACGGCCAGGTGGCATATGGCGGGCGTCTGGGCATGCTGGGCGAACAAAAAGCGATGGATGTGCCGTTTAACGTCATCGGCTACACCTCGAAGCTGGTGCAGGATCAGCAGGCGAAAACCATCGCCGATGTGGTGAGCAATGATGCCGGTGTCCAGGTGGGACAGGGTTACGGCAACATGGCGGAAACCTACCGTATTCGCGGTTTCGAGCTGGATGGCGACGATATGTTAATGGGCGGCCTGGCGGGAATTGTGCCGCGCCAGGTCGTCGATACCCAGATGCTCGACCGCATTGAAATCTTCAAAGGCGCGAACGCCCTGATGAATGGCGCGGCGTCATCCGGCGTCGGCGGGATGATTAACCTCGAGCCGAAACACGCTGAAGACACGCCGCTGACCCGCGTTGGCGTGGATTACTCCTCGCGTTCACAAGTGGGCGGTTCGCTGGACGTGGGTCGTCGCTATGGTGATAACAACCAGTTCGGCGTACGCGTGAACCTGCTGCATCGCGAAGGTGAAGCGACGGTGGAAGACGATAAGCGTCGTACGTCGGCGGCCTCGATTGGTCTTGATTATCGCGGCGATCGCTTACGTAGCTCGCTGGATCTCGGCTATCAGAAAAAGACCTTCCATGGCGGCTCGATGGGCTTGAATATCAGCGGCGTTGATTTTGTCCCGGATGTGCCGAGCAACAGCAAAAATTACAGCCAGAAATGGGCTTACAGCAATATCGAAAACGAATTTGGCCTGGCGCGTGCCGAGTATGATTTGACCGATATCTGGACTGCTTATGCAGCCTTCGGCGGCCAGCACTCTCATGAAGAAGGGGTTTATGGCGCGCCGAAACTGATCAACGAAGCCGGTGATGCGACCATTGGCCGCCTCGATACCAATCGTCTCAGTGACTCCTGGAGCGGCATGGCCGGGCTGCGCGGCAACTTTGATACCGGTTTTGTCTCGCACAAAGTGAACGTTGGTTACTCTGCCAGTATCAAGCAGGACAAAATCGCCTGGCGTATGTCCTCGAATAACCCTACGGTCAATATCTACAATAACTCTGCGGTACCGATACCGGATTACACCTACGTTGGTGGCAATTACACCGATCCGCTCACCACCGGGCGCAACCGTGCGCAGGGCTGGCTGCTGAGCGATACGCTGGGCGTGCTGGACGATACGCTGCTGTTTACGGCGGGTGCGCGTTACCAGAAAGTGTGGGTTCACAGTTACAGCAACGCCACCGGCGAGGAAGACAGGACCGCGCGCTTTATCGAAGATCGCTGGATGCCGACCTACGGCGTGGTCTACAAACCGTGGGAAGTGGTGTCGTTTTACGCCAACCATACCGAAGCGTTGCAACCGGGCAGCACTGCACCGGAAGGGGCGGCTAACCAGTATCAAACCACCGGTATCGCGCACTCGAAACAAAACGAAGTGGGCGTGAAAACGGACTTTGGCCGCATCGGCGGCACACTGTCGCTGTTTGAAATTAAAAAACCGTCGGCCATTCAGAACAGCAGTACCAACATTTACGAACTGAGCGGCGAGCAGCGTAACCGCGGTGTCGAGCTGAGCGTGTTCGGCGAACCGATGCTGGGCCTGCGCCTGAACGGCAGCGCGACCTGGATCGATGCGGAAATGACCAAAACCCAGGACGGCGTCAACCAGGGCAAAAAACCGATTGGTGTGGCGAGCTTCTACTCGGTGCTCGGCGCGGAGTATGACATCAAGCCGATTGAGGGTCTGACCGCCACGGCGAGGGTTAATCACACCGGTTCGCAGTACGCCAATGCCGCCAATACCAAAAAACTCGACAGCTACACGACGCTTGATTTGGGCGTGCGTTACCGCACCCACCTGAATGCCGATCAAAACGAGATGGTATGGCGCGTCGGTGTGGATAACGTCACCAACGAGAAATATTGGGCCAGCGTCGAAGACAACGGCACGTATATTTACCAGGGTGACGGGCGCGAGCTGAAAGTGTCGATGAGTTACGATTTTTAA
- a CDS encoding DUF2534 family protein: MLEKLRTREGKKFICAVVIVFLIAVSVVSKVTFEGVEDQYNLPMESWTTSMFIMQGAWVAIYSLMFTIIGSLPFGFYFLGPKDDRG, translated from the coding sequence ATGCTGGAAAAACTGCGTACCCGCGAGGGGAAAAAGTTTATCTGCGCGGTGGTTATCGTGTTTCTGATTGCCGTAAGCGTGGTCTCGAAAGTGACCTTCGAGGGCGTTGAGGATCAATACAACCTGCCGATGGAATCCTGGACTACATCCATGTTCATTATGCAGGGTGCCTGGGTCGCCATTTACAGCCTGATGTTTACCATCATTGGCTCGCTGCCCTTCGGTTTTTACTTCCTCGGCCCGAAAGACGACCGCGGTTAA
- the pheP gene encoding phenylalanine transporter: MKNASQAAGSTTGVASEAGPTLQRGLKNRHIQLIALGGAIGTGLFLGIGPAIQMAGPAVLLGYGIAGIIAFLIMRQLGEMVVEEPVSGSFSHFAYKYWGPFAGFLSGWNYWAMFVLVGMAELTAAGIYMQYWFPDVPTWIWAAAFFIIINAVNLVNVRLYGETEFWFALIKVLAIIGMIGFGLWMLFTDHGGERASFDNLWRYNGFFATGWHGLILSLAVIMFSFGGLELIGITAAEASEPHTTIPKAVNQVVYRILLFYIGSLVVLLALYPWIDVKANSSPFVMIFHELDSNLVASALNFVILVASLSVYNSGVYSNSRMLFGLSVQGNAPAFLTRVSRRGVPVNSLILSGAITSLVVLVNYLLPQKAFGMLMALVVATLLLNWIMISLAHLKFRAAMRRKGRDPQFKALIFPAGNYLCIGFMMFILVLMYSMDDMRLSALLLPVWIVFLFVAFKLLRRAPKRA; the protein is encoded by the coding sequence GTGAAAAACGCGTCACAGGCCGCGGGTAGCACCACCGGGGTCGCATCGGAAGCAGGGCCGACATTACAACGGGGATTAAAAAACCGTCATATTCAGCTTATCGCCCTTGGCGGGGCGATTGGCACCGGGCTTTTTCTTGGCATTGGGCCTGCGATTCAAATGGCCGGACCGGCAGTCTTGCTGGGCTACGGCATCGCCGGAATTATCGCTTTTCTGATCATGCGCCAGCTTGGCGAAATGGTGGTCGAAGAGCCGGTTTCCGGTTCATTTTCCCATTTTGCGTATAAATACTGGGGCCCGTTCGCCGGTTTCCTCTCCGGCTGGAACTACTGGGCGATGTTCGTGCTGGTTGGCATGGCGGAACTGACCGCCGCCGGGATCTATATGCAGTACTGGTTCCCGGATGTCCCGACCTGGATTTGGGCCGCCGCGTTCTTCATCATTATTAACGCCGTCAACCTGGTCAACGTGCGCCTGTACGGCGAAACCGAGTTCTGGTTTGCGCTGATTAAAGTGCTGGCGATTATCGGCATGATTGGCTTCGGCCTGTGGATGCTGTTCACCGATCACGGCGGCGAACGCGCCAGCTTCGATAACCTCTGGCGCTACAACGGCTTTTTCGCCACCGGCTGGCACGGGCTGATCCTTTCGCTGGCGGTAATTATGTTCTCTTTCGGCGGCCTTGAACTGATTGGTATCACCGCCGCAGAAGCCAGTGAGCCGCATACCACCATCCCAAAAGCGGTAAACCAGGTCGTGTATCGCATTTTGCTGTTTTACATCGGTTCGCTGGTGGTGCTGTTAGCGCTCTATCCGTGGATTGATGTAAAAGCCAACAGCAGCCCGTTTGTTATGATTTTCCACGAACTGGACAGCAACCTGGTGGCTTCGGCGCTGAACTTCGTCATTCTGGTGGCCTCGCTGTCGGTCTATAACAGCGGCGTCTACTCTAACAGCCGCATGCTGTTTGGCCTGTCGGTGCAGGGCAATGCGCCCGCGTTTTTGACGCGCGTCAGCCGCCGCGGAGTGCCGGTCAACTCGTTAATTCTCTCGGGCGCAATCACCTCGCTGGTGGTGCTGGTGAATTATCTTCTGCCGCAGAAAGCCTTTGGTATGCTGATGGCGTTAGTGGTTGCGACCTTGCTGCTTAACTGGATCATGATTTCGCTCGCGCACCTGAAATTCCGCGCAGCGATGCGCCGTAAAGGGCGCGATCCGCAGTTTAAGGCGCTGATTTTCCCGGCGGGCAACTACCTGTGCATCGGCTTTATGATGTTCATTCTGGTATTGATGTACTCAATGGACGATATGCGTCTGTCGGCGCTGCTGTTACCGGTGTGGATTGTGTTCCTGTTTGTCGCCTTTAAGCTGCTGCGCCGCGCGCCGAAACGCGCGTAA
- a CDS encoding MFS transporter, whose translation MNTSAVSPGRAGLILLLTGQMLPLIDTSITNVALDSITLSLHTSATQLALIVALYGVAFAVCLAMGSKLGDNFGRRRVFLWGVVLFGFASLLCGLANSISALLAARTLQGMGAALIVPQILATLHVTLKGTAHARAISLYGGVGGVAFIIGQMGGGWLVSADIAGLGWRNAFFINVPICLLVLVLSRRYVPETRSEKRTRIDWQGTTALALILCCLLFPLALGPDLHWPWETKAALLALFPLALWMRSSALKQQRNGLMPLLPPRLLRLHSIRFGLLIALLFFSAWSGFMFCMALTLQAGMGMTPYQSGNSFIALGVAYFVSAWYAPKLIARYNMRTILLAGLAIQVAGLLALIVTLQLSGRSIGALALAPSTALIGYGQALIVNSFYRIGMRDITPQDAGAGSALLSTLQQATLGLGPAVLGGFFMHLVARSQGNYSVALSGFLVTEVVMMLALAAAAICARQQLAPCCSQNA comes from the coding sequence ATGAATACGTCTGCTGTTTCTCCGGGCCGGGCGGGCCTGATTTTGCTGCTTACCGGGCAGATGCTGCCGCTTATTGACACCTCAATCACCAATGTCGCACTCGATTCCATCACCCTGTCGCTCCACACCTCTGCCACCCAGTTAGCGTTGATTGTCGCGCTCTACGGTGTCGCGTTTGCCGTCTGTCTGGCGATGGGCAGCAAGCTGGGCGATAACTTCGGGCGCAGGCGCGTGTTCTTATGGGGTGTGGTGCTGTTTGGGTTTGCCTCGCTGCTCTGCGGCCTGGCCAACTCCATTTCCGCCCTGCTTGCCGCGCGAACCTTGCAGGGCATGGGCGCGGCGCTGATTGTGCCGCAAATCTTAGCCACCTTACATGTCACGTTAAAAGGCACGGCGCATGCGCGCGCCATCAGCCTGTACGGCGGCGTTGGCGGCGTGGCGTTTATTATCGGTCAGATGGGCGGAGGCTGGCTGGTGTCGGCAGATATCGCAGGTTTAGGCTGGCGGAACGCCTTTTTTATCAATGTCCCCATTTGTCTGCTGGTGCTGGTACTGAGCCGCCGCTATGTGCCGGAAACCCGCAGCGAAAAGCGCACGCGTATTGACTGGCAGGGCACCACGGCGCTGGCGCTGATCCTCTGCTGCCTGCTGTTCCCGCTGGCGCTTGGCCCGGATTTGCACTGGCCGTGGGAAACAAAAGCGGCGTTGCTGGCGCTGTTCCCGCTGGCATTATGGATGCGCTCCAGCGCCCTTAAGCAACAGCGCAACGGGTTGATGCCATTGCTGCCGCCGCGCCTGCTCAGGCTGCACAGTATCCGCTTTGGTTTGCTGATTGCCCTGCTCTTTTTCAGCGCCTGGTCCGGCTTTATGTTCTGCATGGCGCTCACGTTACAGGCGGGAATGGGCATGACGCCGTACCAGTCCGGCAACAGTTTTATTGCCCTTGGCGTCGCCTATTTTGTCTCGGCGTGGTATGCGCCAAAACTGATTGCCCGCTACAACATGCGCACCATTTTGCTGGCCGGGCTGGCAATTCAGGTGGCGGGTTTGCTGGCTTTGATTGTGACGCTGCAACTCTCCGGGCGCAGCATCGGCGCACTGGCACTGGCACCATCAACGGCGTTAATTGGCTACGGCCAGGCGCTGATCGTCAACAGTTTCTACCGCATCGGCATGCGCGATATCACGCCCCAGGATGCAGGCGCTGGCAGTGCGCTGCTCAGCACATTGCAACAGGCGACGCTCGGCCTTGGCCCGGCAGTGCTTGGCGGGTTTTTTATGCATCTGGTGGCGCGATCGCAAGGCAACTACAGCGTGGCGCTCAGTGGGTTTCTGGTAACAGAAGTGGTGATGATGCTGGCGCTTGCCGCCGCGGCCATTTGCGCCCGCCAGCAGTTAGCGCCCTGCTGCTCACAGAACGCCTGA
- a CDS encoding helix-turn-helix transcriptional regulator, which translates to MTLMVEKQAELVILDENRKQLGAFLRARRESLDPQRLGLPRSGRRRTPGLRREEVALLADVGVTWYTWLEQGRDVNPSANVLQAIASALQCSPTETRHLFLLAGLTPAEALNLPQCEGISEGTRRLLDSLLPHPASIQKPNFDIVAWNVAFERLMGVKFGEIPEEERNCIYLYLTHPQWRSRLGYDDCVLHTFVAYFRAAMAEHRGDAKWEAKLARFCAASAEFEALWHKHYDVRGVENKVKCFTHPQLGEFSLQQMYWFSAPRNGSRLLVYMPVDAQGEQALKWLADNA; encoded by the coding sequence ATGACGTTGATGGTCGAAAAGCAGGCAGAACTGGTGATCCTGGATGAGAACCGCAAACAGCTTGGCGCCTTTTTGCGCGCGAGGCGGGAAAGCCTTGATCCACAGCGCTTAGGGTTGCCGCGCAGCGGGCGTCGGCGCACGCCGGGTTTGCGCCGCGAAGAAGTAGCGCTGCTGGCGGATGTTGGCGTGACCTGGTACACCTGGCTGGAGCAGGGAAGGGATGTGAACCCCTCTGCTAACGTGTTACAGGCGATTGCCAGCGCCTTGCAGTGCTCGCCGACCGAAACGCGTCACCTGTTTTTACTTGCCGGTTTGACACCCGCCGAGGCGTTAAATCTTCCGCAGTGTGAAGGGATCAGCGAAGGAACGCGCCGCCTGCTGGACAGCCTGCTGCCGCACCCGGCCAGTATCCAGAAGCCCAATTTCGATATTGTGGCGTGGAACGTAGCATTTGAACGCCTGATGGGTGTGAAATTTGGCGAAATCCCCGAAGAAGAGCGCAACTGCATCTATCTGTATCTGACGCATCCGCAATGGCGCAGCCGTCTTGGTTACGATGATTGCGTGCTGCATACGTTTGTGGCCTATTTCCGCGCGGCCATGGCCGAGCACCGGGGCGATGCGAAGTGGGAAGCGAAGCTGGCGCGGTTTTGTGCTGCATCAGCCGAATTTGAAGCCCTGTGGCATAAACACTATGACGTGCGCGGCGTGGAAAATAAGGTGAAATGCTTTACCCATCCGCAACTTGGTGAGTTTTCATTACAGCAGATGTACTGGTTTTCCGCGCCGCGCAACGGCTCGCGGCTGCTGGTCTATATGCCGGTGGATGCGCAGGGCGAGCAGGCGCTGAAGTGGCTTGCGGATAACGCTTAA
- a CDS encoding MmcQ/YjbR family DNA-binding protein, with product MDSKTLQESAHRIALTLPFTEHCWPFGPEHDVFKVCGKIFMMTTTAHGRPMVTLKAEPQKSLLDQQIYPSIEPGYHMNKKHWISVFAGDEIDESLLVSLIQHSWDRVVDGLARKDQKRLRP from the coding sequence ATGGACAGTAAAACCTTGCAAGAAAGCGCCCATCGCATTGCGCTGACGCTACCCTTTACCGAACATTGCTGGCCGTTTGGCCCGGAGCACGACGTTTTCAAAGTGTGCGGCAAGATTTTCATGATGACGACCACCGCGCACGGCAGGCCAATGGTGACGCTAAAAGCCGAGCCGCAAAAATCTCTGCTTGACCAGCAAATTTACCCCAGCATTGAGCCGGGGTATCACATGAATAAAAAGCACTGGATTTCGGTTTTTGCCGGCGACGAGATTGATGAATCGCTGCTTGTATCGCTTATCCAGCACTCCTGGGATCGCGTGGTGGACGGCCTGGCACGCAAAGATCAAAAACGCCTGCGCCCTTAA
- a CDS encoding TetR/AcrR family transcriptional regulator: MARPKSEDKKLALLEAATKAIAQAGIAASTAVIARNAGVAEGTLFRYFATKDDLLNALYLHLKTDLCGTMLENLDRSTTDPKEHTHSIWDSYIDWGIRHPNGHHAVRQIAVSEKLTAETKQRVTDIFPELHELCHRSVLPIFLSDEFSPFGDAIFLSMADTTITFAGRDPARTKEIKRLGFEAMWRALAGKENNGQ, from the coding sequence GTGGCTCGTCCAAAGAGTGAAGATAAAAAACTGGCGTTACTGGAAGCGGCAACCAAAGCCATCGCCCAGGCGGGGATCGCCGCCTCAACCGCGGTCATCGCCCGCAATGCGGGGGTTGCGGAAGGGACGCTGTTTCGTTACTTCGCCACCAAAGACGATCTGCTGAACGCCCTGTATCTGCATTTGAAAACCGATCTCTGCGGCACCATGCTGGAGAATCTCGATCGTTCGACTACCGATCCGAAAGAGCATACTCACTCTATTTGGGACAGCTACATTGACTGGGGGATCCGCCACCCCAACGGCCACCACGCGGTGCGCCAGATTGCCGTCAGCGAAAAACTGACCGCAGAAACCAAACAGCGAGTAACCGATATTTTTCCCGAGCTGCATGAGCTGTGCCACCGCTCGGTGCTGCCGATTTTTCTTTCCGATGAATTCTCGCCCTTTGGCGATGCTATCTTCCTGTCGATGGCCGATACCACCATTACCTTTGCCGGTCGCGATCCCGCGCGCACCAAAGAGATCAAGCGCCTGGGTTTTGAAGCAATGTGGCGTGCGCTGGCTGGTAAAGAAAATAATGGACAGTAA